In Spirosoma aureum, a single genomic region encodes these proteins:
- a CDS encoding ABC transporter ATP-binding protein codes for MAKKATPHANPTDTKEQISWRERFAALGNLPAFFRLVWETSPGLFLGNAALRLIRAAIPAATLYIGKLIIDQVVALNKHTAGSTPDDTNYLWWLVAAEFGLAIISTALGRAVSLMDSLLGDLFANRTSIRLMEHAATLDLEQFEDATFYDKLERARRQTTGRTVLLSGVFGQVQELISVAFLAAGLAIYNPWLLLLILLAVTPSFIGDNYFNQRSYSLSRSWTPERRELDYLRFIGASDETAKEVKIFGLSNFLIDRFRSLSWEYFLKNRSLAISRAGWGTLLTALGTAGYYGAYVWIVMRAVGGQISLGDLTFLAGSFRQVRGSLEGILLQFSSLTQEAIYLQDLFDYFAIQPSIHSPGIARPFPNPIREGFVFENVGFKYTNSERWALRNLSFTLHAGEKLALVGENGAGKTTLVKLLARLYDPAEGRILLDGYDLREYDLMELRRNIGVIFQDYTRFKMSAGVNIAVGDIDERTNQPRIEASAQRSLADTVIAKLAGGYDQQLGRSFGKGVELSGGEWQKVALGRAYMRDAQLIILDEPTAALDARAEYEVFQRFGKLTDGKSSVIISHRFSTVRMADRILVLENGTLLEIGSHYELLEKDGRYAELFGLQARGYQ; via the coding sequence ATGGCAAAAAAGGCAACTCCACACGCTAATCCCACTGATACTAAGGAACAAATAAGCTGGCGCGAACGCTTCGCAGCCCTCGGCAATCTGCCCGCCTTTTTTCGCTTAGTCTGGGAAACTTCGCCCGGCTTATTTCTGGGCAACGCGGCTTTGCGCCTGATTCGGGCGGCAATTCCGGCGGCAACACTCTACATTGGCAAACTTATTATTGATCAGGTTGTAGCCCTGAATAAACATACGGCTGGGTCAACTCCCGATGATACGAACTATCTGTGGTGGCTCGTTGCGGCTGAGTTTGGACTGGCTATTATTTCGACGGCGCTGGGTCGGGCAGTTTCGTTAATGGATAGCCTCTTGGGCGATTTGTTTGCGAACAGGACATCGATTCGGCTCATGGAACACGCAGCCACGCTCGATCTGGAACAGTTTGAAGATGCTACGTTTTATGACAAGCTCGAACGCGCCCGCCGACAAACGACGGGTCGGACGGTGCTTTTGTCGGGAGTATTCGGACAAGTACAGGAGTTGATTTCGGTGGCCTTTCTGGCGGCTGGTCTGGCGATCTACAATCCCTGGTTGTTACTCCTGATTCTACTGGCCGTAACGCCATCCTTCATTGGCGATAATTATTTCAATCAGCGGAGTTATTCACTATCGCGTTCGTGGACACCCGAACGGCGCGAACTTGACTACCTGCGCTTCATTGGTGCTAGTGACGAAACGGCCAAAGAGGTCAAGATTTTCGGATTATCCAATTTCCTGATTGATCGCTTCCGTTCTTTATCGTGGGAATACTTTCTCAAAAATCGATCATTAGCCATTAGTCGGGCGGGTTGGGGAACGCTACTGACCGCTCTCGGTACGGCAGGTTACTACGGAGCCTATGTCTGGATTGTTATGCGGGCAGTTGGGGGCCAGATTTCGCTGGGCGACCTGACGTTCCTGGCGGGATCGTTCCGGCAGGTGCGCGGTTCGCTGGAAGGAATTTTACTTCAGTTCAGCAGCCTGACACAGGAAGCTATCTATTTACAGGATCTGTTCGATTATTTCGCAATTCAACCATCGATTCATTCGCCCGGTATAGCAAGGCCATTTCCAAATCCGATTCGAGAGGGTTTTGTTTTCGAAAATGTTGGGTTTAAATACACCAACTCGGAGCGCTGGGCGTTGCGTAATTTGTCATTTACGCTCCATGCGGGCGAAAAGCTTGCGCTCGTCGGCGAAAATGGTGCGGGCAAAACAACACTCGTTAAGCTGCTGGCCCGCCTTTACGATCCCGCAGAGGGACGGATTTTACTCGATGGGTATGATCTCCGCGAATATGATTTGATGGAATTACGGCGGAACATCGGTGTTATTTTTCAGGATTACACCCGGTTTAAAATGTCGGCAGGCGTAAATATTGCGGTAGGTGATATTGACGAACGGACCAACCAGCCCCGTATTGAAGCGTCGGCGCAACGAAGCTTGGCCGACACCGTTATTGCCAAACTCGCTGGTGGCTACGATCAGCAGTTAGGGCGTTCATTTGGCAAGGGAGTCGAACTGTCGGGGGGCGAATGGCAGAAAGTTGCCCTCGGTCGGGCCTATATGCGTGACGCTCAATTAATTATTCTGGATGAACCTACAGCCGCACTTGACGCTCGCGCCGAATATGAGGTGTTCCAGCGCTTCGGAAAACTGACCGATGGAAAATCGTCGGTGATTATTTCGCACCGGTTCAGTACCGTTCGCATGGCCGACCGGATTCTGGTTCTGGAGAACGGTACGCTGCTCGAAATCGGCAGCCATTACGAATTGCTGGAGAAGGATGGTCGATACGCCGAATTGTTTGGTTTGCAGGCCAGAGGATATCAATAG
- a CDS encoding PorP/SprF family type IX secretion system membrane protein, with product MANQFSTKKWAVGLLLILGIGSKPAQAQQDKMFSQYMFNMMALNPAYAGSRDVLSMSALYRNQWTGVEGAPQTATFTMDMPLNRERVGVGLQLYGDKYGAVSEAGGFASYAFRIKVGAKSTLALGLQAGAASYNVNLADIKTTPDGSGQLDPAFANNISKILPNFGTGIYLSNDRSYISLSVPRLIKNKLTEYNVGNVISTQRRHAYLAAGFVVGLSPVVKMKPSMLVKYAEGAPLGFDGNINFWFADRVAIGASIRRNQFSDWSPVGTDALVGMLEVQLTDQFRFGYAYDRTMNNFKDIAPSSHELMLRYEFGFGKNRILTPRYF from the coding sequence ATGGCAAACCAGTTTTCAACAAAAAAGTGGGCGGTGGGGCTGCTGCTGATCCTTGGGATCGGCAGCAAGCCGGCCCAGGCTCAACAGGACAAGATGTTCTCGCAGTACATGTTCAACATGATGGCTTTGAACCCAGCCTATGCGGGCAGTCGGGATGTTCTGAGCATGTCGGCCCTGTACCGCAATCAGTGGACAGGGGTAGAGGGAGCACCGCAAACGGCGACCTTTACGATGGATATGCCACTGAACCGGGAGCGGGTAGGCGTCGGTCTACAGTTGTACGGGGATAAGTATGGGGCGGTCTCGGAAGCGGGCGGTTTTGCCTCGTATGCGTTTCGGATCAAGGTGGGTGCCAAGAGCACACTGGCGTTGGGTTTACAGGCTGGCGCGGCCAGTTATAATGTGAACCTGGCCGACATCAAGACGACTCCGGACGGGTCGGGTCAGTTGGACCCGGCTTTTGCCAACAACATTTCAAAGATCCTGCCCAATTTCGGGACAGGGATTTACCTGAGCAATGACCGGTCGTATATCAGTTTATCGGTGCCCCGCTTGATTAAGAACAAGCTGACCGAGTACAATGTAGGAAACGTAATCTCGACGCAACGTCGTCATGCGTATCTGGCGGCCGGATTTGTTGTCGGCCTTAGTCCGGTCGTGAAGATGAAGCCCTCGATGCTGGTGAAGTATGCGGAGGGTGCACCACTGGGCTTTGATGGGAACATCAATTTCTGGTTTGCAGATCGGGTTGCGATTGGCGCTTCGATCCGTCGGAATCAGTTTTCGGACTGGAGTCCTGTGGGCACCGATGCGTTGGTGGGGATGCTGGAGGTGCAGCTGACGGATCAGTTCCGCTTTGGCTACGCGTATGATCGGACGATGAACAATTTCAAAGACATCGCCCCCAGTTCGCATGAGCTCATGTTGCGCTATGAGTTTGGTTTCGGTAAGAACCGCATCCTCACGCCCAGGTATTTCTGA
- a CDS encoding thioredoxin family protein codes for MQSCLLRFSLGVVLLVAVGTTVFSAALPFDNPSGISFFRGSWKTVVAEAKRQNKPIFLDIYTAWCPPCKRMAKEAFPNPKVGAKFNVHFINYQLDAEKGEGIEIAKRYAVSSYPTALYITPNGDLIHRSVGYGGVNAMIDQANHMLALPQFRSTIAKGDKDYAEGRRDAPFLRKYLATCKALNRPIDEVLDAYLDALPEQERSTNESISFIAGAIQSSNTKAFDYLIKNRPDSVDSIKQSVVAVMISDALAHVLANDFERACATNDEALLETVIANNERNAISANPSAIRSAIQKQETADAYRLKFSSQTKNLGK; via the coding sequence ATGCAATCCTGCTTATTACGATTTAGTCTGGGCGTAGTTCTGCTCGTGGCAGTTGGTACAACGGTCTTTAGTGCAGCTCTTCCATTCGATAATCCGTCGGGAATTTCGTTTTTTAGAGGCTCCTGGAAAACAGTAGTAGCCGAAGCCAAACGCCAGAACAAGCCGATCTTTCTGGACATTTATACCGCCTGGTGTCCACCATGCAAACGAATGGCTAAAGAAGCGTTCCCTAACCCGAAAGTAGGCGCTAAATTCAACGTTCATTTTATCAACTATCAGCTCGATGCCGAAAAAGGAGAGGGTATTGAGATCGCGAAACGATACGCCGTATCGAGTTATCCAACGGCGCTGTATATAACCCCAAACGGCGATTTAATTCACCGGTCTGTCGGCTACGGTGGTGTAAACGCCATGATCGATCAGGCCAACCATATGCTGGCATTACCTCAGTTCCGGTCAACAATTGCCAAAGGAGACAAAGACTACGCGGAGGGTCGGCGCGATGCACCATTTCTGAGAAAATATCTGGCAACCTGTAAAGCACTTAACCGGCCCATCGATGAAGTGCTTGATGCGTATCTTGACGCACTACCTGAACAGGAACGCTCGACAAATGAGTCAATTTCATTTATAGCCGGGGCTATTCAATCATCCAATACCAAAGCATTTGACTACCTCATCAAAAACCGGCCAGACTCGGTTGACTCAATCAAACAAAGCGTGGTGGCAGTGATGATTTCCGATGCACTAGCCCATGTACTTGCCAATGACTTTGAGCGAGCATGTGCAACGAATGATGAAGCACTTCTCGAAACGGTTATTGCCAATAATGAACGAAATGCCATTTCGGCTAATCCGTCGGCAATTAGGTCAGCTATTCAGAAACAGGAAACAGCTGATGCTTATCGCCTGAAATTTTCAAGTCAAACTAAAAATTTAGGCAAATAG
- a CDS encoding low affinity iron permease family protein, translating into METNKFARFFEKFASRATQATGSSTAFLLALSTIVIWVITGPIFGYSDTWQLVINTGTTIITFLMVFLIQKSQNKDSLAMQIKLNELLAVNRKASNRLLNVEDLTEAELHALHEFFGRLAERAKAEATLSESHSIEEAEEIHEDKLEELEERRVVRQKEKQTHKLQTKTQSAKS; encoded by the coding sequence ATGGAAACCAATAAATTCGCTCGATTTTTTGAAAAGTTCGCGTCGAGGGCTACCCAGGCAACTGGTTCCTCAACTGCATTTCTGCTGGCTTTGTCAACAATCGTTATATGGGTCATCACGGGCCCAATCTTTGGTTATTCTGATACGTGGCAATTAGTAATCAATACGGGTACGACAATCATTACGTTCCTGATGGTCTTTCTAATTCAGAAATCGCAAAATAAAGACTCGCTTGCGATGCAGATTAAACTGAACGAATTGCTGGCCGTCAATCGAAAAGCCAGCAACAGGTTGTTAAATGTCGAAGATCTTACGGAAGCGGAGCTTCATGCATTGCACGAATTCTTTGGGCGACTGGCCGAACGTGCTAAAGCAGAAGCGACTCTTTCGGAGTCGCACTCAATTGAAGAAGCAGAAGAAATACACGAAGACAAACTGGAGGAATTAGAAGAACGGCGGGTAGTCCGTCAAAAAGAGAAGCAAACACATAAACTACAGACCAAAACTCAATCGGCAAAGAGCTAG
- a CDS encoding DUF5723 family protein, with the protein MPKRLLIGILCLVPGFLIAQRMTGYQLSNYAGTNGLSLNPSSIADSRWGTYVNIGTVSFQAANQPRVPLATLFFAQANIKLHGQNLAMKEVDMHGPGAMYQLPNNHAFAVTTRYRSDLNLTGAFDLIDWFQGSTAPLADINRSAHLTSTAFGEIALSYALPIIVKDHHFVKAGGTYKYIRGLQTTELAANGKFGAPSDWLGYSLNSLTTTYSDLITLNQLTFGDALFGKIPGTGNGFDIGLTYEFRPETESFYYPMDGKTLVDASATKYKFRFGLSLLDIGSIRYKNASSWMVQPREGTLLQSEIKPPRTPTQVRDAVARSLGIVPEGTIGDLTVKLPQTLSVQLDAQVRKNWFVGAAWWKPTRPSADRAAIAQHRAELITFGPRYESAGLEFSAMVNYWRELGKVSLGTHVRYGMFTIGSDNLVGFITDNGMSAHLFAGVTWSIGAKRPRDSDGDHVSDQRDFCPSVPGVWLFQGCPDTDNDGIQDKDDNCPQDAGPKSNKGCPDSDGDGILDKNDACPHEPGPAKYKGCPDTDGDGIANNEDECPAVAGPAALAGCPDTDGDGLRDHQDTCPNEAGLKELDGCALKAVANKDTTLSEQDRVFVSQLVKSWLRGVQGNKAVLEQLKTYLTANPTRLIMLEFLGGNEEQLVRVATLFKDDLGVYFGTADRFRFTVNVLTGQAPGLAVKLGNSQ; encoded by the coding sequence ATGCCCAAACGTCTACTTATTGGTATTCTTTGTTTAGTGCCTGGTTTTCTGATTGCGCAGCGGATGACTGGTTATCAGCTTAGTAATTATGCTGGCACCAATGGGTTATCTTTAAATCCATCTTCTATTGCTGATTCTCGCTGGGGGACTTACGTTAATATAGGAACAGTATCGTTTCAGGCTGCCAATCAGCCTCGCGTGCCATTGGCGACGCTTTTTTTTGCTCAAGCTAATATTAAACTGCATGGGCAGAACCTGGCCATGAAAGAAGTTGATATGCATGGGCCGGGGGCTATGTATCAATTGCCTAATAATCATGCATTTGCGGTTACTACCCGATATCGGTCCGATCTTAATCTGACCGGGGCTTTTGATCTGATCGACTGGTTTCAGGGAAGCACAGCGCCCCTGGCAGATATTAACCGCTCGGCCCATTTGACATCAACCGCTTTCGGTGAAATTGCTTTGTCCTATGCACTGCCAATAATCGTTAAGGATCATCATTTTGTGAAGGCGGGCGGAACCTATAAATACATTCGTGGTCTGCAAACAACAGAACTAGCAGCAAATGGTAAATTCGGGGCACCTTCGGATTGGCTCGGCTATTCGCTCAATAGCCTGACAACGACCTATTCAGACCTCATAACACTAAATCAACTGACTTTCGGCGATGCGCTTTTTGGGAAAATACCCGGAACAGGCAATGGCTTCGATATCGGATTGACGTACGAATTCAGACCGGAGACCGAGTCGTTTTACTACCCAATGGATGGCAAAACACTTGTGGACGCATCGGCAACAAAATATAAGTTCAGGTTCGGACTGTCGCTGCTGGATATTGGCAGTATCCGGTATAAAAATGCCAGTTCCTGGATGGTTCAGCCGCGAGAAGGTACGCTGCTTCAGTCGGAGATAAAACCGCCCAGAACACCTACACAGGTCAGAGATGCCGTAGCCCGATCGCTGGGAATTGTACCCGAAGGCACAATTGGTGATCTGACAGTGAAACTACCCCAGACTTTGTCGGTTCAACTGGATGCTCAGGTCCGTAAGAACTGGTTTGTTGGCGCTGCCTGGTGGAAACCCACCCGACCATCGGCCGATCGGGCGGCCATTGCTCAGCATCGGGCTGAACTTATAACATTCGGACCTCGCTATGAATCGGCAGGTCTGGAGTTTTCGGCGATGGTAAATTACTGGCGGGAATTGGGCAAGGTATCGCTTGGTACGCACGTTCGGTATGGCATGTTCACGATCGGAAGCGATAATTTAGTTGGGTTCATTACAGATAACGGAATGTCAGCACATCTCTTCGCGGGTGTAACATGGTCAATTGGAGCAAAACGGCCGAGAGATAGTGATGGAGATCATGTTTCTGACCAGCGTGATTTTTGTCCATCCGTTCCGGGTGTCTGGCTTTTTCAGGGCTGTCCCGATACGGATAATGATGGCATTCAGGATAAAGACGACAACTGCCCCCAGGATGCCGGACCTAAATCGAACAAAGGCTGCCCCGATTCTGATGGTGACGGAATTCTCGATAAAAATGATGCCTGCCCTCATGAACCCGGACCGGCCAAATATAAGGGTTGCCCAGATACCGACGGTGATGGGATTGCTAATAACGAAGATGAATGCCCGGCTGTGGCTGGCCCGGCAGCTTTGGCCGGTTGTCCGGATACAGATGGCGATGGACTTCGCGATCATCAGGATACCTGTCCAAACGAAGCCGGGTTAAAGGAGCTTGACGGCTGTGCGTTGAAAGCTGTAGCCAATAAAGATACTACCTTGTCTGAACAGGATCGGGTGTTCGTTAGCCAGTTAGTGAAGAGCTGGTTACGTGGGGTTCAGGGAAATAAGGCAGTTTTGGAGCAACTAAAAACGTACCTGACAGCTAACCCAACCCGATTAATAATGCTGGAGTTTTTGGGCGGAAATGAGGAGCAGTTAGTACGGGTGGCCACACTTTTTAAAGACGATCTGGGAGTCTATTTCGGTACTGCCGACCGTTTCCGATTTACGGTAAACGTGCTTACAGGACAAGCGCCCGGCCTGGCGGTAAAACTGGGAAATAGTCAGTAG
- a CDS encoding AAA family ATPase: MFRYLTADSRMPNHQTIQNLYIPSDLDREFPMAPHFVQAFGSYPNYLHFNDDFKPSARALLDERGFDLINLSTRVNDDGWHTVERIYQHSDGVVLKAEFVGERFFRLYGFYRDEGSARALLDGFQDHKYVHEENQTHIYLIQSGLGGLHTERVEILPPDINLDLHYNDDFQPVHERLVTLLAQPKSKGLILLHGEPGTGKTTYIKYLSSLVKKDMLILPPYMTNYLTSPEIIPFLLDNKDSVLIIEDAERILQSREAGGDTNSVSNILNLTDGLLADCMHIQVIATFNASKHLLDKALLRKGRLMVDYAFGKLAADKANELLAHIGMDYRTKEAMTLADIFNMEEQTVSGERQEVKMGF, translated from the coding sequence ATGTTCCGCTACCTGACGGCCGATAGTCGTATGCCTAATCATCAAACCATTCAAAACTTGTACATTCCCAGCGACCTCGATCGTGAGTTTCCGATGGCACCGCACTTTGTGCAGGCTTTTGGCAGCTATCCGAACTACCTGCATTTCAATGACGATTTTAAGCCGTCGGCACGGGCATTGCTGGATGAGCGGGGGTTTGACCTGATTAATCTCTCAACCCGCGTCAACGACGATGGCTGGCATACAGTTGAACGGATTTATCAGCACAGTGATGGTGTAGTGCTTAAGGCTGAGTTTGTTGGCGAGCGATTCTTTAGGCTGTATGGATTTTACCGCGATGAGGGATCTGCGCGTGCATTACTGGATGGATTTCAGGATCACAAATACGTTCATGAGGAGAATCAGACTCATATATATCTGATTCAGAGTGGATTAGGTGGGTTGCATACTGAGCGGGTTGAAATTTTACCGCCTGATATTAATCTCGACCTGCATTATAATGACGATTTCCAGCCTGTTCATGAACGACTGGTTACGCTGTTGGCACAACCCAAAAGCAAAGGGTTGATTTTGCTTCATGGCGAACCCGGAACGGGCAAAACAACCTATATCAAATACCTGAGTTCATTGGTCAAAAAGGACATGCTTATTTTGCCGCCCTACATGACCAATTACCTGACGTCGCCGGAGATCATTCCGTTTTTGCTCGATAATAAAGACTCTGTACTGATTATTGAGGACGCCGAACGCATTCTTCAATCACGCGAGGCCGGTGGAGATACCAACAGTGTATCGAACATATTGAACCTTACCGACGGTTTGTTGGCCGATTGTATGCACATTCAGGTTATTGCTACCTTCAATGCCAGCAAGCATCTCCTGGACAAAGCCCTGTTGCGGAAGGGACGCCTAATGGTCGATTACGCATTTGGTAAGCTAGCTGCTGATAAAGCCAATGAACTCCTGGCACATATTGGCATGGATTATCGAACCAAAGAGGCTATGACCTTAGCTGACATATTCAATATGGAAGAACAGACCGTTTCGGGGGAGCGGCAAGAAGTGAAAATGGGATTCTAG
- a CDS encoding PorP/SprF family type IX secretion system membrane protein, whose translation MSVFIRKNPLFLLFCFVALVTARPALAQREVLYSQYLVNPLSINPAYAGSRESFHLSAFLRRKWITARNAPITQSVSGDGSIDNGRIGLGFQALNDRMGVLAATGVYGSVAYRFNLPALAKLSIGVQGGVNVLPVYDFTSASSLNRAVGSFGVGIYYQAEHFFGGISMPEIVSKGVNLAGQTIYPAVRPIMVNVGTKISIDEGTVLIPSVLVSKIDDRPLGIDINARIWFGEEFGLGASYRSNSPGVIQTNYLQALAEYQLTKSIRIGYIFNSKTPESPLSNQYYEKSVHEIMFRFSPGLLKFSY comes from the coding sequence ATGTCTGTTTTTATCCGTAAAAATCCCCTTTTTTTGCTTTTTTGCTTCGTTGCACTAGTTACGGCTCGTCCTGCTCTGGCGCAACGAGAAGTACTTTACTCGCAATATCTGGTCAACCCATTAAGTATCAATCCGGCTTATGCGGGTAGTCGCGAGTCTTTTCATTTGTCCGCTTTTCTACGACGTAAATGGATAACTGCCCGTAATGCACCGATAACGCAGAGTGTTTCGGGCGATGGGTCAATAGACAATGGCCGGATCGGGTTGGGTTTTCAGGCCCTGAACGATCGTATGGGTGTGTTGGCCGCTACCGGCGTATATGGTAGTGTGGCGTATCGGTTTAATTTGCCTGCACTGGCTAAGCTATCGATCGGTGTGCAGGGTGGTGTCAACGTGTTACCGGTCTATGATTTCACCAGCGCGTCGAGCCTGAACCGGGCCGTTGGGAGCTTTGGTGTTGGGATTTATTATCAGGCTGAACACTTTTTTGGCGGTATTTCGATGCCCGAAATCGTGTCGAAGGGAGTAAATCTGGCAGGACAGACAATTTATCCCGCTGTTCGGCCGATTATGGTGAATGTGGGTACGAAAATCAGCATTGACGAAGGAACCGTACTGATTCCATCCGTTCTTGTCTCTAAAATTGACGATCGGCCATTGGGTATCGACATAAACGCCCGGATCTGGTTTGGCGAAGAATTTGGGCTTGGTGCTTCCTATCGTAGCAATAGCCCTGGGGTTATTCAGACAAATTATTTGCAGGCTCTGGCGGAGTATCAATTGACGAAATCAATTCGGATCGGGTATATTTTTAACTCAAAAACACCCGAAAGCCCGTTATCAAATCAGTATTATGAGAAGAGTGTGCATGAAATTATGTTTCGCTTTTCGCCAGGCCTACTCAAGTTTTCATATTAA
- a CDS encoding OmpA family protein, with protein sequence MIRICPLFSLLWLLIGQVFAQSLNKQADRQFDQLAYAQAVNLYEQALTGAATLPENERRAAKVKLGYSYHQIHDTKNAERVYRDLIAGGELPPEYSQSYLYYAQALASNGKYREAQVMYEKYSNVQPDDKRGAKFTKLYRDVTPLTSNADSYKVEFLKLNTRKAEFSPILYKGGLVFVSTGEPNGIKRVFKWNSTPFLDLYYLPEAKDLRGSTAARLGGSTPNAKKVPKTMLIRPLGSDDYTAQTANDSRTVGYFGGNNINAGLGYSEEAVSESDQFSRSLNTKYHEGPATFTKDGSRVIFTRNNFNDGKSRKSTDGVNKLKLYTSTQTSGYWGKVEELPFNNDEYSTGHPALSPDDKFLYFSSDRPGGFGGTDIYVSKWTNGKWSEPINLGKEVNTKGNEMFPFIDEKGNLYLASDGQAGLGGLDIFYAQLSDDGQHVKNLRNVGEPLNSPQDDFGIVTDAERKTGYFSSNRKNGGADDDVYRFTREGPMYPCRELMVSVFDADSKEPLANTSVAVEREGKVNDKQLKTDAEGLMRICLDTDSDFKFLASREGYVDNKIGFSTKDLSDDLPSRIEIPLTKPKEEAKPATSKLRGVVTTQTNKKPIAGVKVVLVNECDGTSQETTTGADGSYEFMVQSGCDYSLEAMKDNMGTNGGRITKDGSGSPDLTMFKKGDVIKIDNIYYDLNKATIRPDAALELDKVVALMAKYPTMKIEMRSHTDSRATATYNKTLSSNRAKAAVAYLKKKGISSTRMVAKGYGESLLLNKCKDGVNCPEEVHQQNRRTEIKILTLE encoded by the coding sequence ATGATACGGATTTGCCCGCTTTTTAGTCTGCTCTGGCTGCTTATCGGACAGGTGTTCGCACAGTCGCTCAATAAACAGGCCGATCGCCAGTTCGATCAACTGGCCTATGCCCAGGCCGTTAATCTATATGAACAAGCCCTAACTGGCGCTGCAACGTTACCAGAAAATGAACGTCGAGCCGCTAAAGTAAAATTAGGATATAGCTACCATCAGATTCATGATACGAAGAATGCTGAACGGGTTTATCGCGATCTAATCGCAGGGGGAGAACTCCCACCAGAATATTCTCAAAGTTATCTCTATTATGCGCAGGCGCTGGCCAGCAATGGCAAATACCGCGAAGCGCAGGTGATGTACGAAAAATACAGTAACGTACAACCTGACGACAAACGGGGCGCGAAATTCACGAAGCTTTATCGTGACGTAACTCCATTGACGAGCAATGCCGACAGCTATAAAGTTGAGTTTTTGAAACTAAATACGCGTAAGGCAGAATTCAGTCCAATACTGTATAAAGGTGGATTGGTATTTGTATCGACAGGTGAGCCAAACGGAATTAAACGGGTGTTCAAATGGAATAGTACACCATTTCTGGACCTGTATTATCTGCCTGAAGCCAAGGACCTTCGGGGTTCAACAGCAGCCCGTCTGGGGGGATCTACCCCAAATGCTAAAAAGGTGCCAAAGACCATGCTCATTCGGCCACTCGGTAGCGATGATTATACGGCACAAACGGCCAACGACTCGCGGACGGTGGGTTATTTCGGCGGCAATAACATTAATGCCGGATTAGGCTATTCGGAGGAAGCAGTTAGTGAATCCGATCAGTTTAGCCGATCTCTGAACACAAAATACCATGAGGGCCCGGCAACGTTTACTAAAGATGGTAGCCGAGTAATTTTTACGCGTAATAACTTCAATGATGGGAAGTCTCGTAAAAGCACCGATGGTGTTAACAAACTTAAATTATATACATCAACACAAACAAGCGGCTATTGGGGTAAAGTAGAAGAGCTTCCGTTCAATAACGACGAATATTCGACAGGGCATCCTGCTCTTTCTCCAGATGATAAATTCCTGTACTTTTCATCTGATCGCCCGGGAGGATTTGGTGGAACCGATATTTACGTGTCAAAATGGACGAATGGAAAGTGGTCGGAACCCATAAATCTGGGGAAAGAAGTAAATACGAAAGGGAATGAAATGTTTCCATTCATTGATGAAAAAGGCAACCTCTACCTGGCTTCCGATGGGCAGGCCGGACTAGGAGGACTGGATATATTTTATGCTCAGCTGTCTGACGATGGTCAGCATGTCAAAAATCTTCGGAACGTTGGCGAACCGCTAAATTCTCCACAGGATGATTTTGGTATCGTAACTGATGCTGAACGCAAAACCGGGTACTTCAGCAGTAATCGTAAGAATGGCGGAGCTGATGATGATGTCTATCGTTTTACGCGTGAAGGGCCCATGTATCCCTGCCGTGAACTGATGGTAAGTGTATTTGATGCCGACTCAAAAGAGCCATTGGCCAATACGTCGGTGGCCGTTGAGCGTGAAGGTAAAGTAAACGACAAGCAGCTCAAAACAGATGCCGAAGGATTGATGCGGATTTGCCTCGACACCGACAGTGATTTTAAATTCCTGGCAAGTCGTGAGGGTTATGTTGATAATAAAATCGGATTCTCGACCAAAGATTTATCCGACGATTTGCCATCCCGTATCGAAATACCGCTCACTAAGCCGAAAGAAGAGGCAAAGCCTGCCACAAGCAAGCTGCGTGGTGTTGTAACGACCCAGACGAATAAGAAGCCTATTGCTGGTGTGAAAGTAGTCCTGGTCAATGAATGTGACGGAACATCGCAGGAAACCACGACAGGTGCGGATGGCAGCTACGAGTTTATGGTACAGTCGGGTTGCGATTACTCGCTCGAAGCCATGAAAGACAATATGGGAACCAATGGTGGCAGGATAACGAAAGACGGTTCAGGGTCGCCCGATCTGACTATGTTCAAGAAAGGTGATGTTATTAAAATTGATAACATTTATTATGACCTCAATAAAGCAACTATCCGTCCTGATGCGGCCCTCGAACTCGATAAAGTGGTAGCCCTGATGGCCAAATACCCGACTATGAAAATCGAAATGCGGTCGCATACCGATAGCCGGGCAACTGCAACATACAACAAAACATTATCGAGTAACCGTGCCAAAGCTGCCGTGGCTTACCTGAAGAAAAAAGGTATTTCGTCTACGCGAATGGTTGCGAAAGGGTATGGAGAAAGCCTGTTGCTGAACAAGTGCAAAGATGGCGTCAACTGTCCAGAAGAAGTACACCAGCAGAACCGTCGGACTGAAATTAAGATTCTGACGCTGGAGTAG